The following are encoded in a window of Rubellicoccus peritrichatus genomic DNA:
- a CDS encoding RDD family protein, with the protein MGHRSLAFLLDCLLVGALALFLLDKFLIPMYHPTAQEEMRKTFSAYEEAVNEAYEKGAPTPPAADYITTSDTIIEAVEFGIYVAMLMFFSYFLIAELSMRGMTLGKKMFRIQTIALGTIHPPGALQASLRAAMKTFFIFGIIPITWLGFIMAFFVSQRRTGHDILARTLVVTEIVPLPKADEAGRSL; encoded by the coding sequence ATGGGACACCGCAGTCTGGCATTTTTGCTCGATTGCCTGCTCGTTGGTGCCCTCGCACTCTTCCTGCTGGATAAGTTCCTTATCCCAATGTATCATCCGACTGCACAGGAAGAAATGCGAAAAACCTTCTCTGCCTACGAAGAAGCGGTCAACGAAGCATACGAGAAAGGTGCGCCAACCCCACCGGCAGCAGATTACATAACAACGTCGGATACCATTATCGAGGCGGTGGAATTCGGGATCTATGTCGCGATGCTCATGTTCTTCTCATATTTTCTTATTGCTGAGCTATCCATGCGCGGCATGACCCTGGGGAAGAAAATGTTCAGGATACAAACTATCGCCCTGGGAACGATCCATCCGCCAGGTGCACTGCAAGCAAGTCTCCGGGCAGCGATGAAAACCTTTTTCATTTTTGGAATCATTCCCATTACCTGGCTTGGTTTCATCATGGCCTTTTTCGTATCTCAAAGACGTACCGGGCATGATATTCTGGCGCGAACTCTCGTTGTCACCGAGATTGTGCCTCTGCCAAAAGCAGATGAGGCAGGGCGCAGTCTCTAG
- a CDS encoding REP-associated tyrosine transposase translates to MQQAKRKNLYHTVPDWVKDGSYFFITINCQVRSRAQLTRPDTATALFKSIAKLHANHTWWCHLCLLMPDHLHALIAFAPHETMKDCIARYKSYQARKSGIVWQDGFFDHRIRNDVAFLEKASYIRQNPVRAGLCKTSGDWPYIWPNTSKEEAH, encoded by the coding sequence ATGCAACAAGCCAAACGCAAAAACTTATATCATACCGTCCCTGACTGGGTAAAGGATGGCTCATATTTCTTCATTACAATTAATTGCCAAGTTCGCAGTCGAGCACAACTAACTCGACCAGACACAGCTACTGCATTATTCAAATCTATTGCAAAACTTCATGCTAATCACACGTGGTGGTGTCATCTGTGCCTTTTGATGCCAGACCATTTACATGCCTTGATTGCATTTGCCCCTCATGAAACAATGAAAGACTGTATTGCTCGGTATAAATCCTATCAAGCGCGCAAATCAGGAATCGTCTGGCAAGACGGATTCTTCGATCATCGGATACGTAACGATGTTGCATTCCTTGAAAAAGCATCATACATCCGCCAGAATCCAGTTCGCGCAGGACTATGTAAAACCTCTGGCGATTGGCCATATATCTGGCCCAACACATCTAAAGAAGAAGCCCATTAG
- a CDS encoding glucose-6-phosphate dehydrogenase assembly protein OpcA: MSTTEANATIFDLLPGQVMQVSEFSPILSKMWSVAMEPGQKPPSEFRASQMNVVLHMGLRTPPEEAHERFQTVIEFAQKYPCRIIVLCPMGREHSDRLLQGKLFSQCYIGDDLRDMCCIEAIIVGYPTREAGFLSNSVSVWLENDLPTYHWFNRVPAERIEQYHMDFVKHTSRVVYDSSIETEDFSKIPWPRAEAAKDLAHARILPVRQNIGQFLSSFAPQKLIEGLKAVTVRHNERRVGEANNLLKWASCCLETCAKSNKVELTAALTCDLSPKDSDNCLELEFSYDNESHFLWTHKTGCDVASVTADFGTGRISIPMQVSFLKGEKALSEALFFG, translated from the coding sequence ATGTCCACCACCGAAGCCAATGCCACTATTTTTGACCTGCTGCCAGGTCAGGTCATGCAAGTTTCAGAATTCAGTCCGATACTTTCAAAGATGTGGTCGGTCGCCATGGAGCCAGGGCAAAAGCCGCCTTCAGAGTTTCGTGCATCACAGATGAATGTGGTTCTCCATATGGGGTTGAGGACTCCGCCTGAAGAAGCACACGAACGTTTCCAAACTGTTATTGAATTCGCACAGAAGTATCCCTGCCGCATCATTGTCCTATGCCCAATGGGTCGGGAGCATAGTGATCGTTTACTCCAAGGCAAACTCTTCAGCCAATGCTACATCGGCGATGATCTCCGCGACATGTGCTGCATCGAGGCAATCATTGTCGGCTACCCGACTCGAGAAGCCGGCTTTCTGAGCAACTCGGTTTCCGTCTGGCTCGAAAATGATTTGCCGACCTACCATTGGTTCAATCGCGTGCCAGCTGAACGAATCGAACAATATCACATGGACTTCGTGAAGCACACCAGCCGCGTGGTTTACGACTCATCGATCGAAACGGAAGATTTCTCCAAGATTCCATGGCCACGCGCTGAAGCGGCGAAAGACCTTGCCCACGCACGTATCCTTCCTGTTCGCCAAAACATCGGTCAGTTCCTCAGTTCTTTTGCCCCCCAAAAGCTCATCGAAGGCCTGAAGGCCGTCACGGTGCGCCATAATGAACGACGAGTCGGCGAAGCGAACAATCTGCTAAAATGGGCATCCTGCTGCCTGGAGACCTGTGCCAAAAGCAACAAGGTTGAACTCACTGCGGCATTAACTTGTGACCTATCACCCAAAGACTCGGACAACTGTCTGGAACTCGAGTTCTCTTATGACAACGAAAGCCACTTCCTTTGGACGCACAAAACAGGTTGCGATGTGGCATCTGTAACCGCAGATTTTGGCACTGGACGGATCTCCATTCCGATGCAAGTCAGCTTTCTAAAAGGCGAAAAAGCATTGAGCGAAGCGTTATTTTTCGGCTGA
- a CDS encoding class I SAM-dependent methyltransferase produces the protein MSNVSRQTSYENIHDDYRFFLEHCNEHEVGRGAMLEEIFQALGPVSALRWLDFGCGGGEFLAEALEQWTAKPASLRLSLVDVDSGYVEQAMGRVNALVDQVEGSDELESLSGPFDLITSNHALYFAADIEATLKGLNERLAEGGLCFLQIGGLENQFCRMWTEAYSKVNQPVPYYIADDFAVTLEKLGIAFSTRRIDCVTRFADTVENRKIMLNFIFMDAVGRFDEAYLLSLFDRYSTNGQISMENNNLCFLVRK, from the coding sequence ATGTCGAACGTTAGTCGTCAGACTTCCTACGAGAATATCCACGATGATTATCGTTTTTTTCTGGAGCATTGCAACGAGCATGAGGTTGGTCGTGGCGCAATGCTGGAGGAGATTTTTCAAGCTCTAGGGCCAGTCTCAGCATTGCGTTGGCTGGACTTTGGTTGCGGTGGTGGAGAGTTTTTGGCTGAGGCGTTAGAGCAATGGACGGCGAAACCGGCTTCGCTTCGATTGAGCCTGGTTGATGTTGACTCGGGATACGTCGAACAAGCCATGGGGCGGGTCAATGCCTTGGTCGATCAAGTCGAAGGAAGTGATGAACTGGAATCGCTTTCGGGGCCATTTGATCTGATTACAAGTAATCACGCCTTGTATTTTGCGGCAGATATCGAAGCCACGCTTAAGGGGCTGAATGAACGTCTCGCGGAGGGCGGTCTTTGCTTTCTTCAGATTGGCGGGCTTGAAAATCAGTTTTGCCGCATGTGGACGGAGGCTTATTCAAAAGTCAATCAACCCGTGCCGTATTACATTGCAGATGACTTTGCCGTCACGCTTGAGAAGCTGGGAATTGCATTTTCCACTCGGCGCATTGATTGTGTTACGCGTTTTGCAGATACGGTGGAGAATCGTAAGATCATGCTCAATTTTATCTTCATGGACGCTGTTGGGCGATTTGATGAAGCGTATTTGTTGAGCCTGTTTGATCGCTATAGCACCAACGGGCAAATCTCGATGGAAAATAACAATCTTTGTTTTCTGGTCCGGAAATAG
- the tyrS gene encoding tyrosine--tRNA ligase, whose protein sequence is MSRIDIIEENAEAVIGGEELLERMRAGKKLRVKLGVDPTRPDLTFGHMVVFNKMRQFQDLGHDCILLIGDYTATIGDPSGRNDTRPVLTADEVRANAETYLDQAFQILDEERTLVRYNSEWFGKMSFADCLELARKMTVARMLERDDFSKRFASRTPISIVEFLYPLVQGYDSVMLRADVELGGSDQLFNMLVGRALQKDHGQPEQAVVTMPLLVGLDGTKKMSKSADNFIAFNDAPKEMFGKIMSIGDDTMWDYYKYLLCMDEEVIERHKQDHPMDAKKHLASSLVAQFHSLEEARHEMAQFEKVFSNKDRPDDMPSFMWGDLASTDDLECPLADVMVATKMFPSKKEIRRLIEQGGVRIDDVKVEDPHFRLPKPLGPVVIQAGRRKFFELA, encoded by the coding sequence ATGAGTCGTATAGACATTATCGAAGAGAATGCCGAAGCCGTCATTGGCGGTGAGGAGTTGTTGGAGCGGATGCGGGCAGGTAAAAAGCTGCGCGTCAAACTGGGTGTCGACCCGACGCGGCCGGACCTGACTTTTGGTCACATGGTGGTCTTTAACAAGATGCGTCAGTTCCAGGATCTGGGGCATGATTGTATTTTGTTGATTGGCGATTATACCGCGACGATTGGTGATCCCAGTGGGCGCAATGATACGCGTCCTGTGTTGACTGCCGATGAGGTGCGGGCCAACGCCGAGACTTATCTCGACCAGGCATTTCAGATTCTCGATGAGGAGCGCACGCTTGTGCGTTACAACAGCGAATGGTTTGGCAAGATGTCTTTTGCTGACTGTCTGGAGCTGGCTCGTAAGATGACAGTGGCCCGAATGCTGGAGCGGGATGACTTTTCCAAGCGTTTTGCTTCAAGGACGCCGATTTCCATTGTGGAATTTCTTTATCCTTTGGTGCAGGGCTACGATTCGGTCATGCTGCGTGCGGATGTCGAATTGGGCGGGAGCGATCAGTTGTTCAATATGCTGGTGGGCCGTGCTTTGCAAAAGGACCATGGTCAGCCTGAGCAGGCGGTGGTTACCATGCCGTTGCTGGTTGGGCTCGATGGGACGAAGAAGATGTCAAAGAGTGCCGATAATTTTATCGCCTTTAATGACGCTCCAAAAGAGATGTTTGGCAAAATCATGTCGATCGGTGACGATACGATGTGGGATTATTACAAGTATCTCCTGTGCATGGATGAGGAGGTTATTGAGCGTCACAAGCAGGATCATCCGATGGATGCCAAGAAGCATTTGGCTTCGTCGCTCGTGGCACAGTTTCACTCACTTGAAGAGGCACGTCACGAGATGGCTCAATTCGAAAAGGTGTTTTCCAATAAGGATCGACCTGACGATATGCCGAGCTTCATGTGGGGAGATCTGGCCAGCACGGATGATCTGGAGTGCCCATTGGCCGATGTGATGGTCGCAACGAAGATGTTTCCCAGTAAGAAGGAAATACGGCGTTTGATTGAGCAGGGCGGGGTGCGTATCGACGATGTCAAAGTCGAGGATCCTCACTTTCGTTTGCCCAAGCCGTTGGGCCCGGTCGTTATCCAGGCTGGACGTCGCAAGTTCTTCGAATTGGCCTAG
- a CDS encoding pentapeptide repeat-containing protein produces the protein MLKEEPTDEKKHIREWAIEVVNRYSGVSMSKETKDQLLGSRLVRQDLSSSDFRESNLQLSNFQGALFDGSSFKDASMRGVDLRGVDLGDALTDEKTKLPEK, from the coding sequence ATGCTCAAGGAAGAACCAACCGACGAAAAGAAACATATTCGAGAATGGGCAATCGAGGTAGTAAATAGGTATTCAGGTGTCTCGATGAGCAAAGAAACAAAAGATCAACTCCTTGGAAGCCGGCTTGTCCGTCAAGATTTGAGCTCTTCAGATTTTAGAGAATCGAATCTACAACTTTCCAACTTTCAGGGAGCTTTATTTGATGGGTCATCATTTAAAGATGCAAGCATGCGGGGAGTCGATCTCAGGGGTGTTGATCTAGGTGATGCCTTGACAGACGAAAAAACAAAACTTCCTGAAAAATAG
- a CDS encoding SMI1/KNR4 family protein, which translates to MMEYENHAGGMKMNFDERLKIIWKEPQKPGTEAPADAVTISEVEAKLGVKIPAEYLSLIKIKNGGHFNWFNHCEGCSYITSELWGIREVGKQDWQEVKQYMEEEQIDTPRDIDNLYPFAGDGHEYICFDYRDIANDAEPSIACIDVECFDEDTTIAPTFREYIDKLEHRSIYMEYAIEISDDSAEFIIHLLEGLFPVTFVDKCEEYNSDTYNACYPSLSNWKQGLPFDWIWLKRCKSNSGYHSCFQVPNATWFLSIGNREVPTELIEHFEAVSAFKVTPLYKP; encoded by the coding sequence ATGATGGAATACGAGAATCACGCTGGTGGGATGAAAATGAACTTTGACGAGCGCCTAAAGATTATCTGGAAAGAACCTCAAAAGCCTGGTACGGAAGCCCCAGCTGATGCGGTGACGATTAGTGAAGTTGAGGCTAAATTGGGTGTCAAAATACCAGCAGAATATCTGAGTCTAATTAAGATAAAGAATGGAGGGCATTTTAACTGGTTCAATCATTGCGAGGGTTGCAGTTATATCACTTCGGAACTCTGGGGCATTCGAGAGGTTGGAAAGCAAGATTGGCAAGAGGTCAAGCAATACATGGAAGAGGAACAAATCGATACGCCTCGGGATATCGATAATCTCTACCCATTCGCGGGAGATGGGCATGAATACATTTGCTTTGACTACCGAGATATTGCAAACGATGCGGAACCTTCGATCGCATGCATTGATGTTGAGTGCTTCGACGAAGATACCACGATCGCCCCAACATTTCGCGAATACATCGATAAGCTTGAGCACCGATCAATATACATGGAGTACGCTATTGAGATTTCTGATGATAGTGCAGAGTTCATTATTCACCTACTGGAAGGGTTGTTTCCAGTTACATTTGTTGATAAATGCGAAGAATATAACTCGGACACCTACAATGCCTGCTATCCATCTTTATCTAACTGGAAACAAGGCCTTCCTTTCGATTGGATTTGGCTTAAGCGTTGTAAATCCAATTCAGGATATCACTCATGTTTTCAAGTGCCGAACGCGACGTGGTTCTTGAGCATTGGAAACAGAGAAGTGCCCACTGAACTGATCGAGCATTTTGAAGCTGTTTCGGCTTTTAAAGTCACACCACTCTACAAGCCATAA
- a CDS encoding VOC family protein has product MNLNQITIPSHDVKRAVSFYERLGLRLIVDSAPRYVRFECPDGDSTFSIHHVEEEIFPGVMIYFECEDLDGEFDRLRKLGIEFDCSPTDQNWKWREAHLSDPDGNRLILFRAGVNRKNPPWRVNPIEG; this is encoded by the coding sequence ATGAATTTAAATCAAATAACGATTCCATCGCATGATGTAAAAAGAGCAGTCTCGTTTTACGAGCGTTTAGGGCTGCGTTTGATTGTCGATTCTGCGCCACGGTATGTTCGATTTGAATGTCCAGATGGCGATTCAACATTTTCGATTCATCACGTAGAAGAGGAGATTTTTCCAGGAGTGATGATCTATTTTGAATGTGAAGATTTGGATGGCGAATTTGATCGGCTTCGTAAGCTAGGTATCGAGTTTGACTGTAGTCCGACAGATCAAAATTGGAAATGGAGAGAAGCTCATTTGTCAGACCCTGACGGGAACCGTTTGATATTATTTCGCGCCGGAGTTAATCGAAAGAATCCACCATGGCGAGTGAATCCGATTGAGGGATAA
- a CDS encoding GNAT family N-acetyltransferase: protein MKKIDLVEAPESKKSVLRQLIELYEYDLSPYTGYELNDHGYFGYRYLDNYWTETDRFVYFIMVEERIAGFVMVNSYCEASKDPNARTIAEFFVMKTFRRQRIGQAAAERVFNLFPGTWEIHQYLENKKSVMFWEKVVEEHTSGNFEKKVMITEDGEQQVILFNNAGTRNKAWLSK, encoded by the coding sequence ATGAAAAAGATCGATCTAGTTGAAGCTCCCGAGAGCAAGAAGTCAGTGCTTCGTCAACTGATCGAGCTCTATGAATATGACCTCTCTCCATACACGGGCTATGAATTGAACGACCACGGATATTTCGGCTACCGTTATCTGGATAATTATTGGACAGAAACCGACCGCTTTGTCTATTTTATCATGGTCGAAGAGAGAATCGCAGGATTCGTAATGGTGAACAGTTACTGTGAGGCATCGAAGGATCCGAATGCGAGAACGATAGCAGAATTCTTTGTCATGAAGACGTTCAGGCGCCAGCGAATCGGTCAAGCAGCAGCGGAAAGAGTATTCAACCTGTTTCCCGGAACGTGGGAAATTCACCAGTATTTAGAGAACAAGAAATCAGTGATGTTTTGGGAAAAGGTTGTTGAAGAACACACGTCGGGAAATTTCGAAAAGAAGGTAATGATTACTGAAGACGGTGAGCAACAAGTCATCCTCTTTAACAATGCAGGAACTCGGAACAAGGCATGGCTATCCAAGTAA
- a CDS encoding GNAT family N-acetyltransferase, with product MIKGATVADAKRIAEIHVQTWKVAYDGIVTSSYLESLSIESRANRWEKSLSQSTEGTLVYEETARVVGWVSYGPCRDKGESDKGEIYAIYVLPDHWGNKYGKKLILAAEENLRQSNLKEITLWVLEKNSRARLFYEQRGYSADGMKKELTMDGIKLIELRYAKSI from the coding sequence ATGATAAAAGGCGCAACAGTCGCAGATGCAAAGAGAATTGCTGAAATTCATGTTCAGACATGGAAGGTGGCTTATGATGGAATCGTTACATCGTCCTACCTTGAGAGCCTGTCGATAGAGAGTCGTGCAAATCGTTGGGAGAAAAGCCTGTCGCAATCCACTGAAGGCACCTTGGTATACGAGGAAACAGCAAGAGTCGTTGGTTGGGTTTCATATGGACCTTGCCGGGATAAGGGAGAAAGTGACAAAGGAGAGATTTATGCGATCTATGTGCTGCCAGATCATTGGGGTAATAAATATGGGAAAAAGCTGATACTTGCAGCTGAAGAAAATTTGCGACAAAGTAATTTGAAAGAGATCACTTTGTGGGTATTAGAAAAGAATTCGAGAGCCAGATTGTTTTATGAGCAGAGAGGCTACTCAGCCGATGGAATGAAAAAAGAGTTAACCATGGACGGCATTAAACTTATTGAATTGCGATACGCAAAAAGCATATAA
- a CDS encoding GNAT family N-acetyltransferase: MFIRQINDRTKISLSVPQYADELFALTDKNRTMLRQWLPWLDHTKEPKDTRDFITAQLSRFTESKALHTTIFYDDRIAGVLAFNTIDSQNRAGHIGYWLGSDFQGKGIMTECVKDLMKIGEDFFSLERFEIRCAVENSKSRAIPERLDFQNEGTIRRAERVYENWYDHIVYGKIKSC, translated from the coding sequence ATGTTCATACGCCAAATCAACGACAGGACGAAAATTAGCCTATCCGTACCGCAGTATGCGGACGAACTATTTGCGCTGACCGACAAGAATCGAACAATGCTTCGACAATGGCTGCCCTGGCTTGATCACACTAAGGAGCCCAAAGATACACGAGATTTCATCACTGCCCAGCTCAGTCGCTTCACTGAATCGAAAGCCCTGCACACCACAATATTCTATGATGACCGCATTGCTGGAGTCCTGGCTTTTAACACCATTGATTCTCAAAACAGAGCAGGACATATCGGCTACTGGCTTGGCTCGGATTTCCAGGGAAAAGGCATCATGACAGAATGTGTGAAAGATCTGATGAAAATCGGAGAGGACTTTTTCTCACTCGAGCGATTTGAAATACGCTGTGCCGTTGAAAATTCAAAGAGTCGAGCAATACCTGAGCGTTTGGACTTTCAAAATGAAGGGACAATCCGCCGTGCCGAACGTGTATACGAGAACTGGTACGATCACATAGTTTATGGAAAGATTAAAAGCTGCTAG
- the coxB gene encoding cytochrome c oxidase subunit II, translating to MVLFSAVAMRAEEEIHNIQNIFEPTSTPAEGILEIAWVVLTICAGIFVVVAGLMVYAIIRFRAKKDDDGSEPAQVYGSNQIEMAWTVIPLLIVLVLVFVTARKTITIQNMPFPEGTLEVNIIGHQWWWEVEYPQYGFITANEIHIPVSEGDIKRPTIINLESADVIHSFWVPKLGGKRDVVPNYPNQIWYEPDETGIYLGNCAEFCGTQHANMQIRVVVQTPEDFEAWLKNQQTPPREDASVATGRRMFESLACISCHAIGEKGANNGFGPDLTHLMSRQTIGAGVADTNYDDIHQWLKDPDSLKPGCYMPDMKLTDDQLKHLTEYLLTLH from the coding sequence ATGGTATTATTCTCTGCCGTTGCCATGCGGGCCGAGGAGGAAATCCACAACATCCAGAACATTTTTGAGCCAACCTCAACCCCGGCTGAAGGCATTCTGGAAATCGCCTGGGTTGTGTTAACGATCTGTGCAGGCATCTTCGTTGTTGTTGCAGGATTAATGGTCTATGCCATCATCCGCTTTCGGGCAAAGAAAGACGATGATGGCTCCGAACCCGCTCAAGTTTATGGTAGCAATCAGATCGAAATGGCCTGGACGGTTATCCCGCTCCTGATTGTGCTGGTACTGGTCTTTGTCACCGCCCGCAAGACTATCACCATCCAGAACATGCCTTTCCCTGAGGGGACACTTGAAGTGAACATCATCGGGCATCAATGGTGGTGGGAAGTCGAGTATCCGCAATATGGTTTTATAACCGCTAACGAAATTCACATTCCGGTCAGTGAAGGCGACATTAAGCGGCCCACAATCATCAATCTGGAGTCTGCTGACGTCATTCATAGCTTCTGGGTTCCCAAGCTGGGAGGCAAACGGGATGTCGTCCCCAACTATCCAAATCAAATCTGGTATGAGCCTGATGAAACCGGTATTTACCTGGGCAACTGCGCTGAGTTCTGTGGCACACAGCACGCCAACATGCAGATCCGAGTGGTCGTGCAAACCCCGGAAGACTTTGAAGCCTGGCTGAAGAACCAACAAACCCCTCCGCGCGAAGATGCCAGCGTCGCCACCGGACGGCGCATGTTTGAATCACTCGCCTGCATCAGTTGTCACGCCATTGGAGAAAAAGGTGCGAACAACGGATTTGGCCCGGACCTGACTCACCTGATGAGCCGTCAAACCATCGGCGCCGGAGTCGCGGATACCAACTACGATGACATCCATCAGTGGTTGAAAGACCCGGACTCGCTGAAACCCGGTTGTTACATGCCCGATATGAAACTTACCGATGACCAACTCAAACACCTCACTGAGTATCTACTAACGCTACACTAA
- the ctaD gene encoding cytochrome c oxidase subunit I encodes METPDSIQLEAVKRSKGLEWLMTVDHKRLGVMYICSGLFFFVVAGIMASLIRIQLAVPQNDFLPPDTFNRMFTMHGTSMVFLVGMPIIAGMANFLVPLMVGTRDMALPRLNAFGFWIFLFGGCLLYYSYIGGPGLYGAGSAPDVGWFAYAPLTSKAFSRGHTVDYWALSLILTGIGSLATAANIIVTVFCLRCKGMTMFRLPLFVWMMLVTAFLMVLALPPLSAAQIMLLLDRFLGAGFFDTQEGGSAVIWQHFFWIFGHPEVYILIMPGFAVASEVIPVFSRKPIFGYPVMVAASIMITFISLGVWAHHMFTVGMTSVANVFFATSTLLIAIPTGIKIFNWLGTMWGGKIRFATPMLFCMGFLFQFLASGLTGVMLAIVPFDWQLSDSYFVVAHFHYVLVGGLLFTIFAAIYYWYPKVTGRMLSEKIGKMHFWIFVLGFNMTFGVQHILGILGMPRRIYTYDTDRGWDLWNMISSIGVIFQGIAILLFIYNILSSLRKGKEAGPDPWDAWTLEWATSSPPPSYNFAKLPEVKSRRPLWDEKHPDDPDWRHE; translated from the coding sequence ATGGAAACTCCGGATTCCATCCAACTGGAAGCAGTCAAGCGCAGCAAAGGATTGGAGTGGCTGATGACGGTCGATCACAAGCGACTCGGCGTCATGTATATCTGCTCTGGGCTGTTCTTCTTTGTCGTGGCCGGGATCATGGCGTCCCTGATTCGTATCCAGTTGGCAGTGCCACAGAATGATTTTCTTCCACCGGATACATTCAACCGCATGTTTACCATGCATGGCACGAGTATGGTGTTTCTCGTTGGTATGCCGATCATAGCCGGAATGGCAAACTTCCTTGTCCCGCTGATGGTTGGAACACGGGACATGGCCTTGCCAAGACTCAACGCCTTCGGCTTTTGGATCTTTCTCTTCGGTGGCTGCCTACTCTATTATAGTTACATTGGCGGACCCGGGCTCTACGGTGCTGGGAGTGCACCGGATGTAGGTTGGTTCGCTTATGCTCCGCTGACCAGCAAGGCTTTCTCACGCGGCCATACAGTCGACTACTGGGCATTGAGTTTGATTCTGACCGGGATTGGAAGTCTGGCGACTGCCGCCAACATCATCGTCACCGTTTTCTGCCTGCGCTGCAAAGGCATGACAATGTTCCGCCTACCGTTGTTTGTCTGGATGATGCTGGTCACGGCCTTCCTCATGGTTCTTGCGCTCCCCCCACTCAGTGCTGCGCAAATCATGCTATTGCTCGACCGTTTCCTCGGCGCTGGATTCTTTGACACACAGGAAGGCGGCTCAGCGGTGATCTGGCAGCACTTCTTCTGGATATTCGGCCACCCGGAAGTTTATATCCTGATCATGCCGGGCTTTGCGGTTGCTTCGGAAGTCATTCCGGTGTTTTCGCGCAAGCCGATCTTTGGTTATCCTGTAATGGTTGCCGCCTCGATCATGATCACCTTTATCAGTCTTGGTGTCTGGGCGCACCATATGTTCACCGTCGGCATGACCTCGGTGGCCAACGTATTCTTCGCCACTTCGACGCTCTTGATTGCGATTCCCACCGGGATCAAGATCTTCAATTGGCTAGGAACCATGTGGGGCGGTAAAATACGCTTCGCCACGCCGATGCTCTTTTGCATGGGCTTCCTCTTCCAGTTCCTCGCCTCAGGGTTAACCGGTGTCATGCTCGCAATCGTCCCCTTCGACTGGCAACTGAGTGACTCCTACTTCGTTGTCGCACACTTTCACTACGTGCTGGTCGGCGGGTTGCTCTTCACCATCTTTGCCGCAATCTATTATTGGTATCCCAAAGTCACCGGACGCATGTTGAGCGAGAAGATCGGCAAGATGCATTTCTGGATATTTGTCCTTGGCTTCAACATGACCTTTGGCGTCCAACACATCCTGGGAATCCTCGGAATGCCCAGACGCATTTATACTTACGACACCGATCGTGGTTGGGACTTGTGGAACATGATTTCCTCGATAGGTGTGATTTTTCAAGGCATCGCGATTCTGCTCTTTATTTATAACATTCTGAGCTCACTTCGCAAAGGCAAGGAAGCTGGTCCTGACCCATGGGATGCCTGGACCTTGGAGTGGGCCACCTCTTCACCGCCACCCTCTTATAACTTTGCCAAACTCCCTGAAGTGAAGAGCCGTCGTCCGCTTTGGGATGAAAAGCACCCTGATGACCCCGACTGGAGGCATGAGTAA
- a CDS encoding heme-copper oxidase subunit III, with protein MSNSNTATAESQQEWKLPSAPKVGMICLIVMETALFTIFVVAYLYYIGKSLNGPFPKDLLEAPIIASICLLSSSGTVIMAERAFKRKDKAKFRLFWGITWLLGATFIALTAVEWKGLLENGLAIDTNLFGSTYYPLVGLHATHVIIGLFLLALIFILSITNHLPFEHVIPMEMISWYWHFVDAIWIVVFTVVYIIGVY; from the coding sequence ATGAGCAATTCCAACACAGCTACAGCAGAATCCCAGCAGGAATGGAAGTTACCTTCTGCTCCGAAAGTTGGGATGATTTGCCTGATCGTGATGGAGACGGCGCTCTTCACGATCTTCGTCGTGGCATATCTGTATTACATTGGAAAGAGCTTGAATGGGCCATTTCCCAAGGACTTACTCGAAGCGCCAATCATCGCCTCGATATGTCTGCTTTCGAGCAGTGGAACCGTCATTATGGCCGAGCGTGCTTTCAAGCGCAAAGACAAGGCAAAGTTCCGTTTGTTCTGGGGAATCACCTGGCTGCTTGGAGCAACGTTCATTGCATTGACTGCGGTGGAATGGAAAGGGCTTCTCGAAAATGGGCTGGCAATCGACACCAACCTCTTTGGTTCTACTTACTATCCACTGGTTGGTCTACATGCCACACATGTCATCATCGGCCTGTTTCTCCTAGCCTTGATATTCATTCTTTCGATTACCAATCACCTGCCTTTTGAACATGTCATCCCCATGGAAATGATTTCCTGGTACTGGCACTTCGTCGACGCCATCTGGATCGTCGTCTTCACCGTCGTTTACATCATCGGGGTTTATTGA